TACACCATTGCGGTAATCAGAAGGGAATTCATGATGATAGTTATGATAGCCCTCTCCAAAAGTAAGGAAAGCTGTAAACCAGTTATCACGAGCACTGTGGCTATCAGAATAAGTCTGCTTGCCAATACAATGCGTCAAGGAATTAATCAAAAAAGTAGCGTGATGATTAAGTACAGAACGTAAAAATCCAGCGATAAAAATACCACCAAATAAATCACCCCAAGCAAGAGCAATAATTCCAGGAAGAATATAACCAACAAAAAATCCCATTGGTACCCAAGTATGGAACTGGGCAACAACTAATTTGTCATCCATTAAATCTCCAGCTTTTTCCATGTCCTTAAGCTGATCGTTATGTTTGAAATATAACCAACCCATATGAGCCCAGAAAAATCCCTTACCAATACTGTAAGGATCTTTCTCATTGTCATCAACATAGTTGTGGTGATCACGATGATCAAGCGCCCACTGAAGCGCAGAGCCTTGAAGCCCAGCAGCTCCAAAAATCAAAAAGAAAAGTCTAACAGGCCAAGCTGCGTTATAAGTACGGTGAGCAAATAAACGGTGATAACCAGCTGTAATACTCAACTCAACAAAAGTTGCCAAAACTAAGGCCAAAATCACTGTTGTCCAGTTGAAGGATCCAGCATTAAACCAATGTATTGTTGTGAAAATACACATTATTGGCACAACACTAAAATAAATTGCGTTAGTCCAGTTAATTTTTCTTTCTCTTGTTTTCATATTGTATTTACCTTATCGCTCGGTCGTAGTTATATTATAGCAGGTTACAGCACAAATGAAACAGATCTGATGATCTAATTCAAGATATCTCCGTAATCTGTGTCCAGTCAATGACTTTTGTCAATTTGGGCATTTTTAGTTGTTAGATAAGGGTTTTACGTGAGACAATAGGCATATAGATTAGGTAATCATGGCTAAATTCAAAAAAATAGCATTAACTGGGGGCGGTACAGGTGGTCACATCTATCCCTGTTTAGCCTTAGCTGAAGCTATATTAGAGCAAAAACCCTCAACCAAGCTGTTTTATCTAGGACATGAGGCTAAACTAGAAGCAGAACTATTAAACAAAGACGAATTGAAAGATGCCGAAGGCAGGGCATATTCAAGCTATATCAAATTTCTTGGACTAATAGCCTACCCATTGCCAAGGTCTAAAAATCCATTTAAGCTTCTCCAATTCGTTTGGAGATTTTGGGGCTCAGTGCAAAAGGCCTCGGCTCATCTCAAAGAAAATAAAATAGATGCGGTGTTTGGCACTGGTGGCTACGTGGCCGCTCCTGTTTTTGCTGCCGCGATGCTCAACAAGATACCTTATATCATTCACAACTTAGATGCGCATATGGGTCTTGCCAATATGGCATTTGTAAAAAATGCTGCTGTACTTACACTTGGCTTTCCTGATCTTGAATATCTCAAAACCAAAGTCAAGTCTGGCAAAGTAGTTGTGACGGGGAATCCTGTTTCGTTCAAGTTCTTAAGAGAGGGAATAGGGAGAAGGGAGAAGGAAGAAGGGAAGCGTTTTAATATCCTCATCACCGGAGGCTCTCAGGGAGCAGAATCTATTAATGATGCAATTGGTAATTTACTACCACGTCTCTCTGAGAATAAAAAAATAAATATCATTCATGTTACTGGTAGCAAGCTTTATCAAGAATATCTCGAGAAGTTTTTGGATGGCGACTCTGCTCGGTTTACAAATTACAAGGTCATCCCCTACACACATCAAATGCCTCAACTCTGTTCTAGTGCAGACATTGCTATCTGTAGATCTGGTGCTATGACAATTGCAGAGATGGCAGCTTCAAGTGTTGTGCCTATTTTTATTCCACTACCTTGGGCAGCACATGATCATCAAACTCTCAACGCTAAGTCATTAGTCGATGCTGGTGCAGCTTTGATGCTTGATCAAGATCAAGCTGATTTTGATAACGCTTTATATGCAAGTATAGTCAAACTTATTGAGGATACCGAATTGCTTGAATTTATGCAAGGGAGGTTAGGTGCTTTTGCTAAGCCGGAGGCTGCAGGGCAGTTAGCCAAACTTGTTTTGAAAATGACAAAATGATAGGTATTGACATTAACATGGGTAATATGTTAAAATTAGAACCATCCAACAAAGACAAGGAATTATTATGACAGGACCAATTAAGATTCAACTCAATGAGCCAGTTCAGGCCACAGCAACAGGAGCTGCTGCCGTTAAAAGTGAGCCATTAACACTTAGTCAAGCAGTTGCTGATTTTCGGGACAGCAGAATAGGCGGTGGTCATGATCGAGATATTATAGCTTTAATAGAACAAGCTACTGATTTTACTATCCAAGAAGCAAGCAACTTAGCTCACGGAGTTACTAGAGGACCAGTGATTGGGACTGGTAATGATGCAATAATATCAACAATCGCCTCATCAAACGCCTTTGCCAATCATCTTCAACAAGTATCCGATTTAACTTCAGCAGAAAAACAAACTATTAAAGCTACCCTAAAAGTATTAGGAGCAGATAGCAGTATATCTTCTCTACGAACAATTGCAGACGATGTCTTAAAAACTGCCGAAATCGAAAATATAGGTGGTGCATCAATTGATGCTTCTAATATACCAGAGCTGTTCAGTAGATCGATAGACCCCTTAGTGCAGAGATTCGGTAATTATTTGGAAAATCAAGGAATAGTTGATTTCACAAGACTATCTAAAATAGCCAACACTGATATACCCAGACCCTACAACTATGCCGATATCTTCAGTAGAAAAGTAGCTGTATAATCCAGCCCCACCTTGACTAAGCTATAACCGGCGTCCTGTTCTTCAAAGTCTGCGCCTCTTTATATATCATTCTAATGATAGTAGTTTCAGCATTGGCACCAAGATCTTGATCTAGCTTTACAAAGATATTCTGACCACCACCATGAGCGTGATCAGTTGCTTCGATTTGGTTTGCGTTAAATTCTTTCTTAGGATTACGGTGCAATTTTGCTGAGAATTCAAGCGCATCTGGGTGACCATTGTAGTAAGCCTCTGCAAACTCAATCTCAAACTCTCTTTCAGGACTAATAAAAGTGAGCTTGTCACCCTTGTCGATTCTGTTTTTAATTTCAAGACAAGCTACGCGCGAGCT
This Cyanobacteriota bacterium DNA region includes the following protein-coding sequences:
- a CDS encoding acyl-CoA desaturase, producing MKTRERKINWTNAIYFSVVPIMCIFTTIHWFNAGSFNWTTVILALVLATFVELSITAGYHRLFAHRTYNAAWPVRLFFLIFGAAGLQGSALQWALDHRDHHNYVDDNEKDPYSIGKGFFWAHMGWLYFKHNDQLKDMEKAGDLMDDKLVVAQFHTWVPMGFFVGYILPGIIALAWGDLFGGIFIAGFLRSVLNHHATFLINSLTHCIGKQTYSDSHSARDNWFTAFLTFGEGYHNYHHEFPSDYRNGVRPWDWDPCKWTIRGLSYIGLTYDLKKISAEIILRKRMHMKEKHMIKKLNKRNFDFFTSSYVDAFEEMKSRADAAFKYLSSLRQQHKKLTSKTHKPAFVQLEVEVLKDQINQATREFRVAIREWNLLRRQVLAYARSA
- a CDS encoding UDP-N-acetylglucosamine--N-acetylmuramyl-(pentapeptide) pyrophosphoryl-undecaprenol N-acetylglucosamine transferase; translation: MAKFKKIALTGGGTGGHIYPCLALAEAILEQKPSTKLFYLGHEAKLEAELLNKDELKDAEGRAYSSYIKFLGLIAYPLPRSKNPFKLLQFVWRFWGSVQKASAHLKENKIDAVFGTGGYVAAPVFAAAMLNKIPYIIHNLDAHMGLANMAFVKNAAVLTLGFPDLEYLKTKVKSGKVVVTGNPVSFKFLREGIGRREKEEGKRFNILITGGSQGAESINDAIGNLLPRLSENKKINIIHVTGSKLYQEYLEKFLDGDSARFTNYKVIPYTHQMPQLCSSADIAICRSGAMTIAEMAASSVVPIFIPLPWAAHDHQTLNAKSLVDAGAALMLDQDQADFDNALYASIVKLIEDTELLEFMQGRLGAFAKPEAAGQLAKLVLKMTK